TCTAAGTGGGAGAAGAAACCCTTGAAGGAATTTACACAATTATCTTGACACTACCAATGGAATTTTCTTATTGATGAATTTATCCCGCTTTGCTATAATCAAAATGCCTTCCGCTCTTCAGGTCTGGACAGCTAAATACCTCTCTTGATCGCAGCAAAAGTCCCCGGTTTTTCATAAAACCCATCCATCAGGGCCATTCTTTGGAGCTGTCCAGATTTTCTCTTTAAGGGAGAAAGCCGCCACTTTCCCCATCTTTTCCACAACTGTGGAAAGTTCTGTGGATAAAGTTCCCTTTTTGCAGGTTGCGCCCTTTCAAATCTCTAGCTTGTAAGACAAATTTTGCCAAAGGATATTGGTTCAACGTGTCAGCAGCTTGTTTCACAGCTTGTTGATAAATTTTTGTGGATGGCAGACTTTTTCATGGATTCTCAGGGGCTATGAAGAATTTTCTTCAGAAACTTTTGGAAGAAGAAAAACGTGATGAAAAGAGAGAGGACCGGAGAGAGGTTCCCTTCGTCAGGGTCGCCATCTATGACTCCCTCACTTCCACTCCAAGAGTTATCGATCTTTCCTCTCAAGACCATGAGGAATTCATAAATTTGCTCGCCACAAAAACATATCGGTTTTCGCAGGAAAAAGGGGGAGATATCCCCTTCACAGTCATAAAAGAGGTCATAGAGAATCTCGTCCACGCCTATTTCAGGGAGGCCGTGATAAGCATCTTGGATAACGGAAACACCATTCGCATTTCCGATCAGGGACCGGGCATAAGAGATAAAGAAAAGGCTTTTGAACCCGGTTTTTCCACGGCTAATCGGGAAATGAAGGACCTAATCAAGGGAGTTGGGTCCGGTCTCCCCATAGCGAAGGAGGCTTTAGCCCACCTCGGGGGCATTATTACCTTGGAAGATAATCTTGAAAAGGGAACTGTGGTCACCCTACGCGTCCCCCACCGACGAGAAAGCCCCAAACAGGAAGCAGCGGTTCAGGAAGCCGATATCCCCCAATTTACCGTCAACAAGCGACAGAAGAAGGTATTGTTCTTGGTTACAGAGATCGGGGTGGTGGGGCCTTCCAGAGTCGCTTCGGAATTAGAGGTCAGCTTAAGCACGGCTTACCGTGACTTAAAATATTTAGAAGAATTAAAACTGATAAAAGCCGATGATCAAGGAAAGAGGAGTTTGACCTCGGATGGGATAAAATATCTTGATCTCATCTTAAACTCTTAAAGATACATTTCTGGGGGGTTTAACGTGCATGAAAAAATCGAGGCCGTCTGGAGAGAGACGTTAAATATCTTGAAACAAAGGCTCAATGTTCCAACCTTTAAAACATGGTTTGAAAATACCACCCCTCTCACCATATTCGAGGATACCTTAATCGTCTCAGCTCC
This genomic stretch from Actinomycetota bacterium harbors:
- a CDS encoding ATP-binding protein; amino-acid sequence: MKNFLQKLLEEEKRDEKREDRREVPFVRVAIYDSLTSTPRVIDLSSQDHEEFINLLATKTYRFSQEKGGDIPFTVIKEVIENLVHAYFREAVISILDNGNTIRISDQGPGIRDKEKAFEPGFSTANREMKDLIKGVGSGLPIAKEALAHLGGIITLEDNLEKGTVVTLRVPHRRESPKQEAAVQEADIPQFTVNKRQKKVLFLVTEIGVVGPSRVASELEVSLSTAYRDLKYLEELKLIKADDQGKRSLTSDGIKYLDLILNS